Proteins co-encoded in one Sphingopyxis sp. BE259 genomic window:
- a CDS encoding primosomal protein N', which translates to MTRARVLLLTAALGPLDYRVPQGSEAPLGSVVIAPLGPRRMGGVVWEDASFGAPEAVGDNRLRSLYEVVAVPPIAAPLRRLVEWTSDYYLAPPGSVLRMVLPGVAFADAKRPIVEYRATGELPARMTPQRIVALEKIGDRQGMVRELAALAEVSEAVIRGLVNTGALEPVTVSADQPYPEPNPAFAPPDLSAEQTAAAAQLTDAVAAEKFETLLLDGVTGSGKTEVYMEAIAAAIDAGKQALVLLPEIALTEPMLTRFAARFGCEPVAWHSGLRSTERRRAWHAIAAGEAKIVVGARSALFLPYASLGVIVVDEAHETSFKQEDGVHYHARDVAVMRGHFEGLPVVLASATPALESLAMVEAGRYRHIQLPARFGGATLPDLAAIDMRSDPPDRGRWLAPLLVDALADRLAKGEQSLLFLNRRGFAPLTLCRTCGHRIQCPNCTAWMVEHRLVHRLACHHCGHVMPPPRLCPECGDEDSLVACGPGVERVADEIALRFPAARVAIVTSDTLWSPAKAAEFVDNVEGGLVDIIIGTQLVTKGYHFPNLTLVGVVDADLGLDGGDLRASERTFQQIAQVAGRAGRGVKPGEVLIQTRVPDAPVMAALVANDRDGFYAAEAASRKQAGAPPYGRFAALVISSEDIEVARSVAQRLGARAPVAEGLAVYGPAPAPLAMLRGRHRFRLLLHAPRSFDLQGTIRDWVASIDWPSKARLAIDIDPYSFV; encoded by the coding sequence ATGACCCGCGCCCGCGTTCTCCTGCTCACTGCCGCCCTCGGCCCGCTCGACTATCGTGTCCCGCAGGGCAGCGAGGCACCGCTCGGCAGCGTCGTCATCGCCCCGCTCGGCCCGCGGCGGATGGGCGGCGTGGTGTGGGAGGATGCGAGTTTTGGCGCGCCCGAGGCGGTCGGCGACAACCGGCTGCGCAGTCTTTACGAAGTCGTCGCCGTCCCGCCGATCGCGGCACCGCTGCGCCGCTTGGTCGAATGGACCAGCGACTATTATCTCGCGCCGCCGGGGTCGGTGCTGCGCATGGTGCTGCCGGGGGTTGCCTTTGCCGACGCCAAGCGCCCGATCGTCGAATATCGCGCCACCGGCGAACTCCCCGCGCGGATGACGCCGCAGCGCATTGTCGCGCTGGAAAAGATCGGCGACCGGCAAGGCATGGTGCGCGAACTCGCCGCGCTCGCCGAGGTCAGCGAGGCGGTGATCCGCGGTCTGGTGAACACCGGCGCGCTCGAACCGGTAACGGTATCGGCTGACCAGCCCTACCCCGAACCCAACCCTGCGTTCGCGCCGCCCGACCTGTCCGCCGAACAGACCGCCGCTGCCGCGCAGCTAACCGACGCGGTTGCCGCCGAGAAGTTCGAAACGCTGCTGCTCGACGGCGTCACCGGTTCGGGCAAGACCGAAGTCTATATGGAAGCGATCGCCGCCGCGATCGACGCGGGCAAGCAGGCGCTCGTCCTGCTCCCAGAAATCGCGCTCACCGAACCGATGCTAACCCGCTTTGCGGCGCGTTTCGGTTGCGAGCCGGTCGCGTGGCACAGCGGTTTGCGCTCGACCGAACGACGCCGCGCCTGGCACGCCATCGCGGCGGGCGAAGCCAAGATCGTCGTCGGCGCACGCTCGGCCTTGTTCCTGCCCTACGCCAGCCTCGGCGTGATCGTCGTCGATGAGGCGCATGAGACGAGCTTCAAGCAGGAGGACGGCGTCCATTATCACGCGCGCGACGTCGCGGTGATGCGCGGGCATTTCGAAGGGTTGCCGGTGGTGCTCGCCAGCGCCACACCGGCGCTCGAAAGCCTCGCGATGGTCGAGGCCGGGCGCTACCGCCATATCCAGCTGCCCGCACGTTTCGGCGGCGCGACGCTGCCTGATCTTGCCGCGATCGACATGCGCAGCGATCCGCCCGACCGCGGCCGCTGGCTCGCGCCGCTGCTGGTCGATGCGCTCGCCGACCGCTTGGCGAAGGGCGAGCAGAGCCTGCTGTTCCTCAACCGCCGTGGTTTTGCGCCGCTGACCCTCTGCCGCACCTGCGGCCACCGCATCCAATGCCCGAACTGCACCGCGTGGATGGTCGAGCACCGCCTCGTCCACCGCCTCGCCTGCCATCATTGCGGCCATGTCATGCCGCCGCCGCGGCTCTGCCCCGAATGCGGCGACGAGGACAGCCTGGTCGCCTGCGGGCCGGGGGTCGAGCGGGTTGCCGACGAGATTGCGCTGCGTTTTCCGGCGGCGCGCGTCGCGATCGTCACCAGTGACACCTTGTGGTCGCCCGCCAAGGCCGCCGAGTTCGTCGACAATGTCGAGGGCGGGCTGGTCGACATCATCATCGGGACGCAACTGGTCACCAAGGGCTATCATTTCCCCAACCTCACCCTCGTCGGGGTCGTCGATGCCGACCTCGGGCTCGACGGCGGCGATCTGCGCGCATCGGAACGCACCTTTCAGCAGATCGCGCAGGTCGCGGGGCGCGCCGGTCGCGGGGTCAAGCCCGGCGAGGTGTTGATCCAGACGCGCGTGCCCGACGCGCCGGTGATGGCGGCGCTCGTCGCCAACGACCGCGACGGTTTTTACGCCGCCGAGGCCGCATCGCGCAAACAGGCGGGCGCCCCGCCCTATGGCCGCTTTGCCGCGCTCGTCATCTCGTCCGAAGACATCGAAGTCGCGCGCAGCGTCGCGCAGCGGCTGGGCGCCAGGGCGCCCGTCGCCGAAGGGCTCGCGGTCTATGGCCCCGCCCCCGCCCCGCTGGCGATGCTGCGCGGCCGCCACCGTTTCCGCCTGCTTCTCCACGCCCCGCGCAGCTTCGACCTGCAAGGGACCATCCGCGACTGGGTCGCCAGCATCGACTGGCCCAGCAAGGCACGGCTGGCGATCGACATCGATCCGTACAGCTTCGTCTGA